In Mesorhizobium sp. 113-3-3, a genomic segment contains:
- the mutS gene encoding DNA mismatch repair protein MutS, translated as MNMHIANEPDAPEVMTAPQPGAAVTPMMEQFIEIKAANPDSLLFYRMGDFYELFFDDAEKASRALGIVLTKRGKHQGHDIPMCGVPVHAADDYLQKLIGQGFRVAVCEQIEDPAEAKKRGSKSVVRRDVVRLVTPGTITEDKLLAPSESSFLMALGRVKGGSDHSFAIAWIDISTGAFRVAETTADRLLADIFRVDPRELIVAEPVFHDPELRPVFDVLGRVANPQPPSLFDSASATGRIARFFEVATPDSFGTFSRAELSAISGAIAYVEKTQKAERPPLSRPEREEQGSTLFIDPATRGNLELLRTLSGSREGSLFKAIDRTVTGGGARLLADRLMAPLTDPAAIGARLDSVSFFRSETRLCQAVRTSLKSVADMPRALSRLALNRGGPRDLGALRAGFEAASAIVEIFAATALPQELAEAMAAIQALPQALARHLMQALGEELPLLKRDGGFVRGGYHPELDEMRALRDESRKVIAGLERSLIEETGIRSLKIRHNNVLGYYIEVTANHHAVMTGSDGAKARFIHRQTMANAMRFTTTELAELETKIANAADRALSIELAAFDALTAEAVGEAEKIRAGADALAAIDVSAALALLSESEAWCRPVVDSSLAFEISGGRHPVVEQALRRSGEGPFVANDCDLSPEGSAKNGAIWLLTGPNMGGKSTFLRQNALIAILAQTGSFVPAASAHIGVVDRLFSRVGASDDLARGRSTFMVEMVETAAILNQAGERALVILDEIGRGTATFDGLSIAWAAVEYLHEKNRCRAIFATHFHEMTSLAGKLARLHNVTMRVKEWESDVVFLHEVGKGAADRSYGVQVARLAGLPEAVVDRAKQVLHQLEEGEVSGKTNRLVDDLPLFSVAVKREAAKPVKSDALGAALGDINPDEMTPREALEALYRLKGLIGSQ; from the coding sequence ATGAACATGCACATAGCCAACGAGCCCGACGCCCCAGAGGTGATGACGGCGCCGCAGCCCGGCGCTGCTGTGACGCCGATGATGGAGCAGTTCATCGAGATCAAGGCGGCGAACCCGGATTCGCTGCTGTTCTACCGCATGGGTGATTTCTACGAGCTGTTCTTCGACGACGCCGAAAAGGCGAGCCGGGCGCTGGGCATCGTGCTCACCAAGCGTGGCAAGCACCAGGGTCACGACATTCCAATGTGCGGCGTGCCGGTGCACGCGGCCGACGACTATCTGCAGAAGCTGATCGGCCAGGGATTCCGCGTCGCCGTCTGCGAGCAGATCGAGGATCCGGCCGAAGCCAAGAAGCGCGGCTCCAAATCGGTGGTGCGCCGCGACGTGGTGCGGCTGGTGACGCCAGGCACCATCACCGAGGACAAATTGCTGGCGCCGTCGGAATCGAGCTTCCTGATGGCGCTCGGGCGGGTGAAGGGCGGCAGCGACCACAGCTTCGCGATTGCCTGGATCGACATCTCGACCGGCGCCTTCCGCGTCGCCGAGACCACCGCCGACCGGCTGCTCGCCGACATCTTCCGTGTCGATCCGCGCGAGCTGATCGTCGCCGAGCCGGTGTTCCACGATCCCGAACTGAGGCCGGTGTTCGACGTGCTCGGCCGCGTCGCCAACCCGCAGCCGCCGTCGCTGTTCGATTCGGCGTCGGCCACCGGGCGCATCGCCCGGTTCTTCGAGGTGGCGACGCCGGACAGCTTCGGTACGTTTTCGCGCGCCGAACTGTCGGCGATCTCGGGCGCCATCGCCTATGTCGAGAAGACGCAAAAGGCCGAGCGGCCGCCTTTGTCGCGGCCCGAGCGCGAGGAGCAGGGCTCGACCCTGTTCATCGATCCGGCGACGCGCGGCAATCTCGAACTTTTACGCACGCTGTCCGGCAGCCGCGAGGGTTCGCTGTTCAAGGCGATCGACCGCACGGTGACCGGCGGTGGCGCCAGGCTGCTTGCCGACCGGCTGATGGCGCCGCTGACCGACCCGGCGGCGATCGGCGCGCGGCTGGACTCGGTGTCCTTCTTCCGCTCCGAAACCCGGCTGTGCCAGGCGGTGCGGACGAGCCTGAAGAGCGTCGCCGACATGCCGCGTGCGCTGTCGCGGCTGGCGCTCAACCGCGGCGGCCCGCGCGACCTCGGCGCACTGCGCGCCGGCTTCGAGGCGGCCAGCGCCATCGTTGAAATCTTCGCCGCAACCGCCCTGCCCCAGGAATTGGCGGAAGCAATGGCCGCCATCCAGGCGCTGCCACAGGCGCTTGCCCGGCATCTGATGCAGGCGCTCGGCGAGGAACTGCCGCTTTTGAAGCGCGACGGCGGTTTCGTCCGCGGCGGATACCACCCGGAACTCGACGAGATGCGGGCGTTGCGCGACGAATCGCGAAAAGTGATCGCCGGGCTGGAGCGCTCGCTGATCGAGGAGACCGGCATCCGCTCGCTGAAAATCCGGCACAACAATGTGCTGGGTTACTACATCGAGGTGACCGCCAACCACCACGCGGTCATGACCGGCAGCGATGGCGCCAAGGCGCGCTTCATCCACCGCCAGACCATGGCCAACGCCATGCGCTTCACCACGACCGAGCTTGCCGAGCTCGAGACCAAGATCGCCAATGCCGCCGACCGGGCGCTCAGCATCGAACTCGCCGCCTTCGATGCGCTGACGGCGGAAGCGGTCGGCGAGGCGGAAAAGATCCGTGCCGGCGCCGACGCGCTCGCAGCGATCGATGTCTCGGCGGCGCTGGCGCTGCTTTCGGAAAGCGAAGCCTGGTGCCGGCCGGTGGTGGATTCCAGCCTTGCCTTCGAGATATCAGGCGGCCGGCATCCGGTGGTCGAGCAGGCGTTGCGCCGCTCCGGCGAAGGGCCGTTCGTCGCCAATGATTGCGACCTGTCGCCGGAAGGAAGCGCCAAGAACGGCGCGATCTGGCTGCTGACCGGCCCGAACATGGGCGGTAAATCGACGTTTCTTAGGCAAAACGCGCTGATCGCCATCCTGGCACAGACCGGCTCCTTCGTGCCGGCGGCATCGGCCCATATCGGCGTCGTCGACCGGCTGTTCTCGCGCGTCGGCGCCTCGGACGATCTGGCGCGCGGCCGATCGACCTTCATGGTCGAGATGGTCGAGACGGCGGCGATCCTCAACCAGGCCGGCGAACGGGCGCTGGTGATCCTCGACGAGATCGGCCGCGGCACCGCCACCTTCGACGGCCTGTCGATCGCCTGGGCGGCGGTCGAATATCTGCATGAGAAGAACCGCTGCCGGGCGATCTTCGCCACCCATTTCCACGAAATGACCTCGCTCGCCGGCAAGCTGGCACGGCTCCACAATGTCACCATGCGGGTCAAGGAATGGGAAAGCGACGTCGTCTTCCTGCACGAGGTCGGCAAGGGTGCCGCCGACCGCTCCTATGGCGTCCAGGTGGCGCGGCTGGCCGGCCTGCCGGAAGCAGTGGTCGACCGCGCCAAGCAGGTGCTGCACCAGCTGGAGGAAGGCGAGGTTTCCGGCAAGACCAACCGGCTGGTCGACGACCTGCCGCTGTTTTCCGTTGCGGTGAAGCGGGAGGCTGCGAAGCCGGTGAAGAGCGACGCGCTGGGCGCCGCCCTTGGCGACATCAACCCGGACGAGATGACGCCACGGGAAGCGCTGGAAGCGCTCTACCGGCTGAAGGGGCTAATCGGCAGCCAATGA
- a CDS encoding aldo/keto reductase — protein sequence MPSTIRTTRLPSGEAVQVLGQGTWKMGEDSRRRADEVNALKLGLDLGITLIDTAEMYASGGAEEVVAQAIAGRRAETFLVSKVLPSNASRAGVQRACENSLKRLRTDRIDLYLLHWPGSVPLVETVEAFEALKKAGKIRHWGVSNFDTDEMEDLAGLPDGGNVQTNQVLYNLVRRGLEFDLAPWSRKRGIPLMAYSPVEQGALARNARLNAVAARHNATPAQIALAWVMHQDGIIAIPKASSQEHVRQNVAALDIELTPQDVADLDHAFPPPTRKRGLEMI from the coding sequence ATGCCATCAACGATAAGAACCACCAGACTGCCCTCCGGCGAAGCCGTTCAGGTGCTCGGTCAGGGCACCTGGAAGATGGGCGAGGATTCGCGCCGCCGTGCCGATGAGGTCAACGCCCTGAAGCTCGGCCTCGACCTTGGCATCACGTTGATCGACACCGCTGAAATGTATGCCAGCGGCGGCGCCGAGGAGGTGGTGGCGCAAGCCATTGCCGGCCGCCGCGCCGAGACCTTCTTGGTCTCGAAAGTGCTGCCATCGAACGCGTCGCGCGCGGGTGTGCAACGCGCCTGCGAGAACAGCCTCAAGCGCCTGCGCACCGACCGCATCGACCTCTATCTCTTGCATTGGCCCGGCAGCGTGCCTCTGGTGGAGACGGTCGAAGCCTTCGAAGCCTTGAAGAAGGCCGGCAAGATCCGCCATTGGGGCGTCAGCAATTTCGACACCGACGAGATGGAAGACCTGGCCGGCTTGCCAGATGGCGGCAACGTCCAGACCAATCAGGTGCTCTACAATCTGGTCAGGCGCGGCCTCGAATTCGATCTGGCGCCCTGGAGCCGCAAGCGCGGCATCCCGCTGATGGCCTATTCGCCGGTCGAGCAGGGCGCGCTGGCGCGCAATGCCAGGCTCAATGCCGTCGCCGCCCGCCACAATGCCACCCCTGCGCAAATCGCCTTGGCCTGGGTGATGCACCAGGACGGCATCATCGCCATCCCAAAGGCCAGCAGCCAGGAACACGTCCGTCAGAATGTCGCCGCACTCGACATCGAGCTTACGCCGCAGGACGTCGCCGACCTCGACCACGCCTTTCCGCCGCCGACACGCAAGCGCGGCCTGGAGATGATCTGA
- the copM gene encoding CopM family metallochaperone → MTLAKKLVLLLMAAGMLLAVFLESVPAQSEEMKHDMSGMSMDATSPSTEGYKAAMDKMHADMMASQYTGNADVDFVRGMIPHHQGAIDMAKVELANGKDPEIRKLAEGVIAAQEAEIKQMQDWLAAHPVK, encoded by the coding sequence ATGACCTTGGCCAAGAAACTCGTGCTTTTGCTGATGGCGGCCGGAATGCTGCTCGCCGTCTTCCTCGAAAGCGTTCCGGCGCAGAGCGAAGAGATGAAACACGACATGTCTGGCATGTCGATGGATGCGACCAGCCCCTCGACCGAGGGCTACAAGGCGGCGATGGACAAGATGCATGCCGACATGATGGCGTCGCAATACACCGGCAATGCCGATGTCGATTTTGTCAGGGGCATGATCCCGCACCATCAGGGCGCCATCGACATGGCCAAGGTCGAGCTTGCCAACGGCAAGGACCCGGAAATCCGCAAGCTCGCCGAAGGCGTCATCGCCGCGCAGGAAGCCGAAATCAAACAGATGCAGGACTGGCTCGCCGCGCATCCGGTGAAGTGA
- a CDS encoding heavy metal translocating P-type ATPase, protein MTHPDHDHRGDHHAHGAHGSCCASKGADAAAVLRDPVCGMTVDPAAGKPTSEHGGRLYHFCSKGCRSKFQAGPEQYLTATDPVCGMSVDRSTAKHFIRHEGQGFYFCSAGCKAKFEAAPQAYLGDKPAPPQAPKGTQYTCPMHPEIVRDKPGSCPICGMALEPMGVPSGDEGPNPELVDFTRRFWVSAVLSIPLLVIAMAPMLGLSFENLVSDRTKTWAELVLASPVVLWAAFPFFHRGWESVLNRSPNMWTLISLGVGAAYLYSVVATLFPDIFPHQFRGHGGAVPVYFEAAAVIVALVFLGQVLELRAREKTGSAIRALLDLAPKTARRIAEDGSETDVPLDSVTAGDRLRIRPGDAVPVDGTVLEGRSSIDESMITGEPLPVEKAEGDALTGGTLNRQGSLIMRAERIGAETTLARIVELVAKAQRSRAPIQGLADRVSFYFVPAVVLVAVVAFIAWAVFGPEPSLVFAIVSAVSVLIIACPCALGLATPMSIMTATGRGAHAGVLIKEAAALERFASVDTLIVDKTGTLTEGRPKLTDVVAANGFSEDELLGHAASLEKGSEHPLAEAIVEGAAARGATVTDAGDFEAVTGKGVSGTVSGKAVALGNAAMMDDLGVDISAVSASAEALQGDGKTAMFVAVGGRLAGIVAVADPVKATTAEAIRALHDSGLRIIMATGDNERTANAIAKSLGIDEVRAGLLPEQKAALVEELRGRGAGVAMAGDGVNDAPALAIADVGIAMGTGADVAVESAGITLVKGDLNGIVRARTLAQATIGNIRQNLFFAFLYNVLGVPVAAGVLYPITGMLLSPMLAAAAMSLSSVSVIANALRLRTLKL, encoded by the coding sequence ATGACGCATCCAGACCATGACCATCGCGGCGATCACCACGCACATGGCGCGCACGGCAGCTGTTGCGCGTCGAAGGGCGCCGATGCTGCGGCCGTTCTGCGCGATCCGGTCTGCGGCATGACCGTGGATCCAGCCGCCGGCAAGCCGACATCGGAGCATGGCGGCCGCCTCTATCATTTCTGCAGTAAAGGCTGCCGTTCGAAATTCCAGGCCGGGCCGGAACAGTATCTGACGGCCACCGACCCCGTCTGTGGCATGAGCGTCGACCGCTCGACGGCGAAGCACTTCATCCGCCATGAAGGCCAGGGCTTCTACTTCTGCTCCGCCGGCTGCAAGGCTAAATTCGAAGCGGCGCCGCAGGCCTACCTAGGTGACAAGCCGGCGCCGCCGCAAGCGCCCAAGGGCACGCAATACACCTGCCCGATGCATCCGGAGATCGTCCGCGACAAGCCCGGCTCCTGCCCGATCTGCGGCATGGCGCTTGAGCCGATGGGCGTGCCATCGGGAGATGAAGGACCAAACCCCGAACTGGTCGACTTCACCAGGCGGTTCTGGGTCAGCGCGGTTCTGTCGATCCCGCTTCTGGTCATCGCCATGGCGCCGATGCTCGGCCTTAGCTTCGAAAACCTGGTCAGCGACCGGACAAAAACTTGGGCGGAGTTGGTGTTGGCGAGCCCGGTGGTGCTCTGGGCCGCCTTTCCCTTCTTTCATCGTGGCTGGGAGTCGGTCCTCAACCGCAGCCCCAACATGTGGACACTGATTTCGCTGGGCGTCGGCGCGGCCTACCTCTACAGCGTCGTCGCCACGCTCTTCCCCGACATCTTCCCGCATCAGTTCCGCGGCCATGGCGGTGCGGTGCCGGTCTATTTCGAGGCCGCCGCCGTCATTGTCGCGCTGGTCTTCCTCGGCCAGGTGCTGGAATTGCGCGCCCGCGAAAAGACCGGATCGGCAATCCGCGCCTTGCTCGATCTGGCGCCCAAGACCGCGCGGCGTATTGCCGAAGACGGTTCCGAGACCGACGTGCCGCTGGACAGCGTCACGGCCGGCGATCGCCTGCGCATCCGGCCCGGCGACGCCGTGCCGGTCGACGGCACCGTGCTCGAAGGCCGCTCCTCCATCGACGAATCCATGATCACCGGCGAACCGTTGCCGGTCGAAAAGGCCGAGGGCGATGCGCTGACCGGCGGTACGCTCAACAGACAAGGTTCGCTGATCATGCGCGCCGAACGGATCGGTGCCGAGACCACGCTGGCCCGCATCGTCGAACTCGTCGCCAAGGCGCAGCGCTCGCGTGCGCCGATCCAGGGCTTGGCCGACCGCGTTTCCTTCTACTTTGTCCCGGCCGTCGTCCTCGTCGCCGTCGTGGCCTTCATCGCCTGGGCCGTCTTCGGCCCCGAGCCCAGCCTGGTCTTCGCCATCGTCTCGGCGGTCTCGGTGCTCATCATCGCCTGTCCCTGTGCGCTCGGCCTCGCCACGCCGATGTCGATCATGACCGCCACCGGGCGCGGCGCGCATGCCGGCGTGCTGATCAAGGAAGCTGCCGCGCTCGAACGCTTCGCCTCCGTTGACACGCTGATCGTCGACAAGACCGGCACGCTGACCGAAGGCCGGCCGAAACTGACGGATGTCGTCGCGGCGAACGGCTTTTCCGAAGACGAATTGCTGGGTCACGCCGCGAGCCTGGAGAAGGGCTCGGAGCATCCGCTGGCCGAGGCCATCGTCGAGGGCGCCGCGGCGCGCGGCGCAACCGTCACGGACGCCGGCGATTTCGAGGCGGTTACCGGGAAGGGCGTTTCCGGCACGGTGTCGGGCAAGGCCGTCGCGCTCGGCAATGCCGCGATGATGGACGATCTCGGCGTCGACATTTCCGCCGTTTCGGCCAGCGCGGAAGCGCTGCAGGGCGACGGCAAGACGGCGATGTTTGTCGCTGTCGGCGGCCGACTGGCCGGCATCGTCGCCGTCGCCGATCCGGTCAAGGCGACCACCGCCGAGGCGATCAGGGCGCTGCATGACAGCGGCCTCAGGATCATCATGGCGACCGGCGACAATGAGCGCACGGCCAACGCGATCGCCAAAAGCCTCGGCATAGACGAGGTTCGCGCCGGCTTGTTGCCGGAACAGAAGGCAGCGCTGGTCGAGGAACTGCGCGGCAGGGGCGCCGGTGTCGCCATGGCCGGCGACGGCGTCAACGATGCGCCGGCTTTGGCCATCGCCGATGTCGGCATCGCCATGGGCACCGGCGCCGATGTCGCGGTCGAAAGTGCCGGCATCACCTTGGTCAAGGGTGACCTCAATGGCATCGTCCGAGCCCGTACGCTTGCCCAGGCGACGATCGGCAACATCCGCCAGAACCTGTTCTTCGCCTTCCTCTACAATGTGCTTGGCGTGCCGGTCGCGGCAGGCGTGCTCTATCCGATCACCGGCATGCTCTTGTCGCCGATGCTGGCGGCGGCGGCGATGAGCCTGTCCTCCGTCTCGGTCATCGCCAATGCATTGCGGCTGCGGACGTTGAAACTCTGA
- a CDS encoding glycosyltransferase family 25 protein, whose protein sequence is MKRLVINLDRSPDRLAHMSKEFARMGIGFERVAGIDGKEHPELMLQPQHAIHANRPLAGSEIACLHSHRACWTIIAQDEAPYGAVFEDDMVFSSKAGALLSDTSWVPADADVVKLETFFSSTVIQRRRTSAGHGFSMVRLRKGHPGAGGYLLSRQTARDFLEATAQVNIATDDLIFNPVLSAGKTIYQLVPALCAQDQFVGGKLPSLLDQERDAARTASGLMGRQRKPMAVRISREAGRTVRWIADFCRFRQRIVVPLDPIEATD, encoded by the coding sequence ATGAAGCGTCTGGTCATCAACCTCGATCGATCTCCCGATCGGCTTGCCCACATGTCGAAGGAATTCGCCCGGATGGGCATCGGGTTCGAGCGGGTCGCGGGGATCGATGGCAAGGAACATCCCGAGTTGATGCTGCAGCCGCAGCACGCGATACATGCCAACCGGCCGCTCGCCGGCAGCGAAATCGCCTGCCTGCACAGTCATCGAGCCTGCTGGACGATCATTGCGCAGGACGAGGCCCCATACGGCGCTGTGTTTGAGGACGACATGGTCTTCTCCAGCAAGGCCGGGGCATTGCTGAGCGATACGAGCTGGGTGCCGGCGGACGCCGATGTCGTGAAGCTCGAGACGTTCTTCTCCTCAACCGTGATCCAGAGGAGAAGGACCTCTGCCGGACATGGCTTTTCCATGGTCCGCCTCCGCAAGGGCCATCCGGGGGCCGGCGGTTATCTGCTCTCGCGGCAAACGGCGCGCGACTTTCTGGAGGCAACGGCGCAGGTCAACATTGCCACCGATGATCTCATCTTCAATCCCGTCCTGTCGGCCGGCAAGACCATCTACCAACTTGTTCCGGCGCTTTGCGCACAGGATCAGTTCGTCGGCGGAAAGCTGCCAAGCCTGCTTGACCAAGAACGCGATGCGGCGCGGACCGCGAGCGGGCTTATGGGAAGGCAGAGGAAGCCGATGGCCGTGAGAATCAGCAGAGAGGCCGGGCGAACCGTACGGTGGATCGCCGATTTCTGCAGATTCCGGCAACGGATCGTCGTTCCCCTCGATCCGATCGAGGCAACGGACTAG
- a CDS encoding [protein-PII] uridylyltransferase, translating into MAKISLKLDELIDGEALRREMTALTAATAGDGSGAAARTGVLQLLKARLAEGRKIAEAMLKEDGGGNACAERLSHLMDELIRALYDFAATHVYRVKNRSSAERMAVVAVGGYGRGTLAPGSDIDLLFLLPYKQTPWGEQTVEYMLYMLWDLGLKVGHATRNIDECLRLSRTDITIRTSILEARFLWGERKLYDELMLRFDHEVVRTTGPEYVQAKLAERDERHAKAGESRYLVEPNVKDGKGGLRDLQTLFWIGKYFYRVRTGEELVEKGVFTEAEYREFQKAEDFLWAVRCHMHFLTGKAEERLHFDIQREIAERLGYTTHPGLSAVERFMKHYFLVAKDVGDLTRIFCAALEEEQAKHVPGFNRIFLTFQRRKRKLAGTSDFIVDNHRINIADDQVFERDPVNLLRLFWFADKHGLEFHPDALKLLTRSLGLVNKSLRRDEEANRLFLDILTSDRNAELNLRRMNEAGLLGRLIPDFGKIVAMMQFSMYHHYTVDEHLIRCIGVLAEIERGDGEKVHPLSHSLMPGLKKSREALYVAVLLHDIAKGRPEDHSEAGARIARRICPHMGLSAADTETVAWLVENHLVMSMTAQTRDLNDRKTIEDFASIVQSVERLKLLLILTVCDIRGVGPGVWNGWKGQLLRTLYYETELLLTGGFSEVSRAQRTAAARERLAEALAGWPDKERKRYVGLHYENYLLTVDLPDQLRHAEFVREADAAGKKLATMVKTHQFEAVTEITVLAQDHPRLLSVIAGACVGAGGNIVDAQIFTTADGRALDTILISREFDRDEDERRRAERVGRLIEDVLSGKSWLPEMIEKRTKPRRGAKVFKIPPRAEIRNTLSNRFSVIEVEGLDRPGLLSEITGTLSDLSLDIASAHITTFGEKVIDTFYVTDLTGQKIDNPARVATIRNRLMATLEGIAPERGGKAKAAAE; encoded by the coding sequence ATGGCGAAAATCTCCCTGAAGCTCGATGAACTGATCGACGGCGAAGCCTTGCGCCGCGAGATGACCGCGCTGACGGCGGCCACGGCGGGCGACGGTTCGGGAGCAGCAGCCCGCACCGGCGTGCTGCAGCTTCTCAAGGCCCGGCTCGCCGAAGGCCGGAAGATTGCCGAGGCCATGCTGAAGGAGGATGGCGGCGGCAATGCCTGCGCCGAGCGGCTGTCGCATCTGATGGATGAGCTGATCCGGGCGCTTTACGATTTCGCGGCGACTCATGTCTACCGGGTGAAGAACCGTTCGTCGGCCGAACGCATGGCGGTCGTGGCGGTCGGCGGCTATGGCCGCGGGACGCTGGCGCCGGGATCCGACATCGATCTTCTGTTCCTGCTGCCCTACAAGCAGACGCCATGGGGCGAACAGACCGTCGAATACATGCTCTACATGCTGTGGGATCTGGGCCTGAAGGTCGGCCACGCCACCCGCAACATCGATGAGTGCCTGCGGCTGTCGCGCACCGACATCACCATCCGCACCTCGATCCTGGAAGCGCGCTTCCTGTGGGGCGAACGCAAGCTCTATGACGAGCTGATGCTGCGCTTCGACCACGAGGTGGTGCGCACGACCGGCCCGGAATATGTCCAGGCCAAGCTCGCCGAGCGCGACGAGCGCCACGCCAAGGCCGGCGAGAGCCGCTATCTGGTCGAACCCAACGTCAAGGACGGCAAGGGCGGCCTGCGCGACCTGCAGACGCTGTTCTGGATCGGCAAATATTTCTACCGGGTGCGCACCGGCGAGGAACTGGTCGAAAAAGGCGTCTTCACCGAGGCCGAGTACCGCGAGTTCCAGAAGGCCGAGGACTTCCTGTGGGCGGTGCGCTGCCACATGCATTTCCTCACCGGCAAGGCCGAGGAGCGCCTGCATTTCGACATCCAGCGCGAGATCGCCGAGCGGCTCGGCTACACCACCCATCCCGGCCTGTCGGCGGTCGAGCGCTTCATGAAGCACTACTTCCTCGTCGCCAAGGATGTCGGCGACCTGACCCGCATCTTCTGCGCGGCGCTCGAGGAGGAGCAAGCCAAGCACGTACCCGGCTTCAACCGCATCTTCCTCACCTTCCAGCGCCGCAAGCGCAAGCTTGCCGGCACGTCCGATTTCATCGTCGACAACCACCGCATCAACATCGCCGACGACCAGGTATTCGAGCGCGATCCGGTCAATCTGCTCAGGCTGTTCTGGTTCGCCGACAAGCACGGGCTGGAATTCCACCCCGATGCGCTGAAGCTGCTCACCCGCTCGCTTGGCCTGGTCAACAAATCGCTGCGGCGCGACGAGGAGGCCAACCGGCTGTTCCTCGACATCTTGACCTCGGACCGCAATGCCGAACTCAATCTGCGGCGCATGAACGAGGCCGGGCTGCTCGGGCGGCTGATACCCGACTTCGGCAAGATCGTCGCCATGATGCAGTTCTCGATGTATCACCACTATACGGTCGACGAGCACCTGATCCGCTGCATCGGCGTGCTGGCCGAGATCGAGCGCGGCGATGGCGAGAAGGTGCATCCCCTGTCGCATTCGCTGATGCCCGGCCTGAAGAAGAGCCGCGAGGCGCTCTATGTCGCCGTCTTGCTGCACGACATCGCCAAGGGCAGGCCGGAAGACCATTCCGAGGCCGGCGCCCGCATCGCACGGCGCATCTGCCCGCATATGGGACTGTCGGCGGCCGACACGGAAACCGTCGCCTGGCTGGTCGAGAACCACCTCGTCATGTCGATGACGGCGCAGACCCGCGACCTCAACGACCGCAAGACCATCGAGGATTTCGCCTCGATCGTGCAGTCGGTCGAGCGGCTGAAGCTGCTGTTGATCCTCACCGTCTGCGACATCAGGGGCGTCGGACCGGGTGTGTGGAACGGCTGGAAGGGCCAGTTGCTGCGCACGCTCTATTACGAGACCGAACTGCTCTTGACCGGCGGTTTCTCGGAGGTGTCGCGCGCCCAGCGCACGGCGGCGGCGCGCGAACGTCTGGCCGAGGCGCTCGCCGGCTGGCCCGACAAGGAGCGCAAGCGGTATGTCGGGCTGCATTACGAGAACTATTTGCTGACCGTCGACCTGCCGGATCAGTTGCGCCACGCCGAATTCGTCCGCGAGGCCGACGCGGCCGGCAAGAAGCTCGCCACCATGGTCAAGACCCACCAATTCGAGGCGGTGACCGAAATAACCGTTCTGGCGCAGGACCATCCCCGTCTTCTCTCCGTCATTGCCGGGGCATGCGTCGGTGCCGGCGGCAATATCGTCGACGCGCAGATCTTCACCACCGCCGACGGCCGCGCGCTCGACACCATCCTGATTTCGCGGGAGTTCGACCGTGACGAGGACGAACGCCGGCGCGCCGAGCGCGTCGGCCGGCTGATCGAGGACGTGCTGTCGGGCAAGAGCTGGCTGCCGGAGATGATTGAGAAGCGCACCAAGCCGCGACGCGGCGCCAAGGTGTTCAAGATCCCGCCGCGCGCCGAAATCCGCAACACGCTGTCGAACCGGTTCTCGGTCATCGAGGTCGAAGGGCTCGACCGCCCGGGCCTGCTGTCGGAGATCACCGGCACGCTGTCCGACCTGTCGCTCGACATCGCTTCGGCGCACATCACCACTTTCGGCGAGAAGGTCATCGACACCTTCTATGTCACGGACCTCACCGGCCAGAAGATCGACAACCCGGCCCGCGTCGCCACCATCCGCAACCGGCTGATGGCAACGCTCGAAGGCATCGCGCCCGAACGCGGCGGCAAGGCCAAGGCGGCCGCCGAGTGA